The following proteins are encoded in a genomic region of Variovorax paradoxus:
- a CDS encoding GNAT family N-acetyltransferase — protein sequence MTPSSSALSSSLLIRPPAPEDYAAWKPLWDGYNAFYEREGPTALPDEITRVTWQRFFDAYEPVHALVAERDGQLVGLTHYLFHRSTTRIEPNCYLQDLFTAPSERGRGVGRQLIEGVYAHVKRVGAHRVYWQTHVTNTAGRRLYDKMASHDGFIVYGTLV from the coding sequence ATGACGCCCTCCTCCTCCGCTCTTTCTTCTTCTCTCCTGATTCGCCCACCGGCGCCGGAAGACTACGCAGCCTGGAAGCCGCTCTGGGACGGCTACAACGCGTTCTACGAGCGCGAGGGCCCGACCGCATTGCCCGACGAGATCACGCGGGTGACGTGGCAGCGCTTCTTCGATGCCTACGAACCGGTGCACGCGCTGGTGGCCGAACGCGATGGCCAACTCGTGGGGCTGACCCACTACCTCTTTCACCGCAGTACCACCCGCATCGAGCCGAACTGCTACCTGCAGGACCTGTTCACGGCGCCCTCGGAGCGCGGCCGGGGCGTGGGGCGCCAATTGATCGAAGGGGTGTACGCGCATGTGAAGCGCGTGGGCGCGCATCGCGTGTATTGGCAGACGCATGTCACCAACACGGCCGGGCGCAGGCTGTACGACAAGATGGCGTCGCACGACGGGTTCATCGTGTACGGCACGCTGGTCTGA
- a CDS encoding LysR family transcriptional regulator, whose translation MDGLDLIKTFREVAFRRSFSRAAISLGMSKATVSRYVAELEERSGVRLLNRSTRSLSLTDAGQVLLDRSAELVAMAENTLNDLQAHGSHPQGRLRMSAPHGLIAGWLSDVIAEFIKLYPDVYVSLVFTNNEIDLIEEGIDIHLTGGRIDDMNLIVRRLVPFDMVVCASPAYWAQRGIPKVPEDLARHDVLSYSAKPATHLPFETKGKPIDVQVHSRMEANDAVALIELALRGAGVAYVPEPLAQSHLERGALVPVLREHMPKDHWLYAAYSQRRHNSAAMRTMLDFLEQSMGPAGEPPVFPPMTPAACGLSIPLKVEAPSTPRKVAAPSIPRKAARTTALAASRADPSPAEEEALNPFVGR comes from the coding sequence ATGGACGGCCTCGATCTCATCAAAACATTCCGCGAAGTGGCGTTTCGGCGCAGCTTCTCCCGTGCAGCCATTTCGCTGGGCATGTCGAAAGCCACGGTCAGCCGCTATGTGGCGGAGCTCGAAGAGCGCAGCGGCGTTCGCCTGCTCAACCGCTCGACGCGTTCGCTGAGCCTGACGGACGCCGGCCAGGTGCTGCTCGACCGCAGCGCAGAACTGGTGGCCATGGCCGAGAACACGCTGAACGACCTGCAGGCCCATGGCTCGCATCCGCAGGGGCGCCTGCGCATGAGCGCACCGCACGGGCTGATCGCGGGTTGGTTGTCCGACGTGATTGCCGAGTTCATCAAGCTTTATCCCGACGTGTACGTGAGCCTGGTGTTCACCAACAACGAGATCGACCTGATCGAGGAAGGCATCGACATTCACCTGACGGGCGGGCGCATCGACGACATGAACCTGATCGTGCGGCGCCTGGTGCCGTTCGACATGGTGGTGTGCGCCAGCCCCGCCTACTGGGCCCAGCGCGGTATTCCCAAGGTACCCGAAGACCTGGCCCGCCACGACGTGCTGAGCTATTCGGCCAAGCCCGCCACCCACCTGCCTTTCGAGACCAAGGGCAAGCCGATCGACGTGCAGGTGCACAGCCGCATGGAAGCCAACGATGCCGTCGCGCTCATCGAGCTGGCGCTGCGCGGCGCGGGCGTGGCCTATGTGCCCGAGCCGCTGGCGCAGTCGCACCTGGAGCGCGGCGCGCTGGTGCCGGTGCTGCGCGAGCACATGCCGAAGGACCATTGGCTGTATGCCGCCTATTCGCAGCGCCGGCACAACAGCGCCGCCATGCGCACGATGCTCGACTTTCTCGAGCAATCGATGGGGCCGGCCGGCGAGCCGCCCGTCTTTCCGCCCATGACGCCGGCTGCATGCGGCCTTTCCATACCGCTCAAGGTCGAGGCTCCTTCCACGCCGCGCAAGGTCGCGGCACCCTCCATACCGCGCAAAGCCGCGCGCACCACGGCGTTGGCGGCAAGTCGCGCCGATCCATCACCTGCCGAAGAAGAAGCGCTGAACCCTTTCGTCGGTCGTTGA
- a CDS encoding GFA family protein: MKYQGSCHCGRIKFEAEGEITSAMSCNCSMCQRKGTLMWFVPRGNMQLLTPEEDTSVYLFNKHAIKHRFCPTCGIHPYGEAKAPSGEAMAAINIRCIEGIDLQAVPVTQFDGRSL, encoded by the coding sequence ATGAAGTACCAGGGAAGCTGCCACTGCGGCCGCATCAAGTTCGAGGCCGAGGGCGAGATCACTTCGGCCATGTCCTGCAATTGCTCGATGTGCCAACGCAAGGGCACGCTGATGTGGTTTGTGCCGCGCGGCAACATGCAATTGCTCACGCCCGAAGAAGACACGAGCGTTTACCTCTTCAACAAGCACGCCATCAAGCACCGCTTCTGCCCGACCTGCGGCATTCATCCCTACGGTGAAGCCAAGGCTCCATCGGGCGAGGCGATGGCGGCCATCAACATCCGCTGCATCGAAGGCATCGACCTGCAGGCAGTTCCGGTCACCCAGTTCGACGGCCGCTCGCTCTAG
- a CDS encoding helix-turn-helix domain-containing protein gives MIQSPNLAKADRLAAFIEVFKLRVAVLAEAATRGPVLLLAGADGVNGEAGARVVFRLHGSSALPPDVRVAAHVDFDNDTNPLMSAMPDEISVPLKESLALEATAKAFLSEAIESRCGRSAALNRLAEVLMLMVLRSAIDTGAQKPGLLAGLAHPALHRALVSIHEAPSRQWTVDDLADRTAMSRSAFMSAFRTTVGMTPMAYLSSWRLTLARRHLAAGEAVKLTARRAGFGSAAAFSRAFSRAYGHAPAELKRSAAA, from the coding sequence ATGATTCAAAGTCCAAACCTCGCCAAAGCCGACCGCCTTGCGGCGTTCATCGAGGTGTTCAAGCTGCGGGTTGCCGTGCTCGCCGAGGCTGCCACGCGAGGCCCGGTGTTGCTGCTTGCGGGCGCGGATGGCGTGAATGGCGAAGCCGGTGCCAGGGTCGTCTTTCGGTTGCACGGCTCCAGCGCGCTACCGCCCGATGTGCGCGTTGCAGCCCATGTCGATTTCGACAACGACACCAACCCGCTGATGAGCGCCATGCCCGACGAAATATCGGTGCCCTTGAAGGAGTCGCTTGCCCTCGAGGCCACCGCCAAGGCGTTTCTCTCGGAGGCGATCGAAAGCCGATGCGGCCGCAGCGCCGCCCTGAACCGCCTGGCGGAAGTGCTCATGCTGATGGTGCTGAGGAGCGCCATCGACACCGGTGCGCAGAAGCCGGGTTTGCTTGCCGGGCTTGCGCACCCCGCGTTGCATCGCGCGCTGGTGTCGATTCACGAGGCGCCGTCGCGGCAGTGGACGGTGGACGACCTGGCGGATCGGACGGCCATGTCGAGGAGCGCATTCATGTCGGCATTTCGCACCACGGTGGGAATGACGCCGATGGCTTACCTGAGCTCGTGGCGCCTCACGCTGGCGCGCCGGCACCTTGCGGCCGGAGAAGCCGTCAAGCTGACAGCGCGGCGGGCCGGCTTTGGGAGCGCCGCGGCTTTTTCGCGGGCGTTCTCCAGGGCCTATGGACACGCGCCGGCCGAGTTGAAGCGTTCCGCCGCCGCTTGA
- a CDS encoding peroxiredoxin-like family protein: MIASMRSLGLVCNHIQRNIQMLIPRQQAPELVVDTLAGTPFRLADDAPERMTLLCFYRGLHCPICATYLKELERLTPSFAERGVSTIAISSDSEERARAMAEKIGAANLRIGYGLSLSKAREWGLYVSASRGKTSIGIEEPALFSEPGLFLVRPDNTVYYLSVQSMPFVRPNFAEVVQALDFVIKNEYPARGEYTGPLQEQRA; the protein is encoded by the coding sequence ATGATCGCAAGCATGCGATCTTTGGGGCTCGTTTGCAACCACATCCAAAGGAACATCCAGATGCTGATCCCACGCCAACAAGCCCCGGAACTGGTGGTCGATACCCTTGCCGGTACCCCCTTTCGCTTGGCCGACGACGCGCCCGAGCGAATGACGCTGCTGTGCTTCTACCGGGGCCTGCATTGCCCGATTTGCGCCACCTACCTGAAAGAGCTGGAGCGGCTGACGCCCTCATTTGCCGAGCGCGGCGTCAGCACCATCGCGATCAGCTCGGACAGCGAAGAACGCGCCCGCGCCATGGCCGAGAAAATTGGCGCAGCCAACTTGCGAATCGGCTACGGGCTTTCGCTTTCGAAGGCCAGGGAGTGGGGGCTGTATGTGTCGGCGTCTCGCGGCAAGACGTCGATCGGCATCGAAGAGCCGGCGCTTTTTTCAGAGCCGGGCCTGTTTCTCGTCAGGCCCGACAACACCGTTTACTACCTCTCGGTGCAGTCGATGCCTTTTGTACGCCCCAATTTCGCGGAGGTGGTGCAGGCGCTGGATTTCGTGATCAAGAACGAGTACCCGGCCAGGGGTGAGTACACAGGCCCGCTGCAGGAGCAACGGGCCTGA
- a CDS encoding nuclear transport factor 2 family protein — translation MTTQRYLFSLRSLALAALFGIGGLLSFDALANTPQPTAERNRQFIADAFTQWQQGGRTFFQDVLSPDVVWTIKGTSPVAGTYRGRQDFLDRAVKPFADRLSAPIRPVVRDIWASGNDVIVHWDGTTTAADGVPYSNSYVWIFRMKDKRATEVIAFLDLAPYDDVLRRVPAPK, via the coding sequence ATGACCACGCAACGATATCTTTTCAGCCTGCGGTCGTTGGCCTTGGCCGCACTGTTCGGCATTGGCGGTCTTCTTTCCTTCGATGCGCTGGCCAATACGCCGCAGCCGACAGCGGAGCGCAACCGCCAGTTCATTGCCGATGCCTTCACGCAATGGCAGCAAGGCGGCCGAACGTTCTTCCAGGACGTGTTGTCGCCCGACGTGGTGTGGACCATCAAGGGCACGAGCCCCGTGGCCGGCACTTACCGCGGCCGGCAAGATTTTCTGGACCGCGCGGTGAAGCCTTTTGCCGACCGGTTGTCCGCGCCCATCCGTCCCGTGGTGAGAGACATCTGGGCCAGCGGCAACGACGTTATCGTGCACTGGGACGGCACCACCACTGCGGCCGACGGCGTGCCCTACAGCAACAGCTATGTGTGGATCTTCCGGATGAAGGACAAGCGCGCGACCGAGGTCATCGCCTTTCTCGACCTTGCACCGTACGACGACGTGCTCCGGCGAGTGCCGGCCCCAAAGTAG
- a CDS encoding MFS transporter: protein MKASRTSSPLLPFAMLVLMLVLAALDQTILSTALPVISRELPGGWPLAWVFSAYLLAATVVIALYGRLADVLGKKPMLLLAIGLFLAGSLACGASQDVRQLVLARALQGAGGGGLMTLAMLTVPDLFAPEERGRYQALLGAAYGVSTMFGPLMGGALVEHLSWHWAFWMNVPPAALAWCVLASTLPSKPTAAQQAPATQGPQRTRVDWLGAALLTAALVLLLLATQHGQLNLPERVSMWVLLALGATFTLAFVWRQKRAAHPLLPLSLFTRPAYAAVSFIGTATGVALYAAVVFLPQYLQIGLHLSPTGSAWHLLPLMAGITMAAVTSGKLLRAQRPAASIARAACMLMLLSFGLMAGVLRWLPTEPLALSAALLPLGLGLGLLFPIVTVVAQRVSPAQHMGIATAAPIMLRSLGGAAGVALLAALLAHLVKGELAAPGALSRGAAADAVTAALAHGLQSVFGCAAAAVLLALVATNWLVKKQPHEGLAKDGVLEATS, encoded by the coding sequence CTGCCCGTCATTTCACGCGAGCTGCCGGGAGGCTGGCCGCTGGCATGGGTGTTCTCGGCCTATCTGCTGGCCGCGACGGTGGTCATTGCGCTGTATGGGCGCCTGGCGGATGTGCTCGGCAAGAAGCCGATGCTGCTGCTGGCCATCGGCCTGTTCCTCGCCGGTTCGCTGGCCTGCGGGGCGAGCCAGGACGTTCGGCAACTGGTGCTTGCACGCGCGCTGCAAGGTGCCGGCGGCGGCGGGCTGATGACGCTGGCCATGTTGACGGTGCCCGACCTGTTCGCGCCCGAAGAGCGCGGCCGCTACCAGGCGCTGCTCGGCGCGGCCTATGGCGTCTCGACCATGTTCGGCCCGCTGATGGGCGGCGCACTCGTGGAGCACCTGTCCTGGCATTGGGCTTTCTGGATGAACGTTCCGCCGGCAGCGTTGGCTTGGTGCGTGCTGGCATCGACGCTTCCATCGAAGCCGACGGCCGCGCAGCAAGCGCCGGCCACGCAAGGGCCGCAGCGCACGCGTGTCGACTGGCTCGGTGCGGCGCTGCTCACGGCCGCGCTCGTCTTGCTTTTGCTGGCCACCCAGCATGGCCAGCTGAACTTGCCCGAGCGCGTTTCGATGTGGGTTTTGCTGGCGCTGGGCGCAACATTCACGCTGGCTTTTGTCTGGCGCCAGAAGCGAGCCGCGCACCCCTTGCTGCCGTTGTCGCTGTTCACGCGCCCGGCGTATGCGGCGGTGAGCTTCATCGGAACGGCGACCGGCGTTGCGCTCTACGCCGCCGTGGTGTTCTTGCCGCAGTACCTGCAGATTGGCTTGCACCTGTCGCCCACCGGTTCCGCGTGGCATCTGCTGCCCTTGATGGCGGGCATCACCATGGCGGCTGTCACCAGCGGCAAGTTGCTGCGCGCGCAAAGGCCCGCCGCTTCAATAGCGCGTGCGGCCTGCATGCTGATGTTGCTGTCGTTCGGCCTGATGGCGGGCGTGCTGCGCTGGCTGCCGACGGAGCCGCTGGCGTTGTCGGCCGCGCTGCTGCCGTTGGGACTCGGGCTGGGGCTGCTCTTTCCCATCGTCACCGTCGTGGCGCAGCGCGTTTCGCCCGCGCAGCACATGGGCATTGCCACGGCGGCGCCGATCATGCTGCGCAGCCTCGGCGGCGCCGCGGGCGTGGCACTGCTGGCAGCGCTGCTCGCGCACCTGGTCAAAGGGGAACTTGCCGCTCCGGGTGCGCTGTCGCGCGGTGCAGCGGCGGATGCCGTCACAGCGGCGCTGGCCCATGGGTTGCAATCGGTGTTCGGTTGCGCCGCGGCGGCCGTTCTTCTGGCGTTGGTCGCTACGAACTGGCTGGTGAAGAAACAACCGCACGAAGGGCTGGCGAAAGACGGTGTTCTCGAGGCGACGTCTTAA